The following coding sequences are from one Augochlora pura isolate Apur16 chromosome 6, APUR_v2.2.1, whole genome shotgun sequence window:
- the LOC144471862 gene encoding uncharacterized protein LOC144471862 encodes MWKIFCPLLLMLFTFDHPRDRSARAEPVRASPELAPRDDDQSHPEEDRKRGETKSDSSRFPFYEDEENSSERIGRWRKNGEALEPKWRDGDTVPLLPFSQLTRYSTGDLDNIGEDEDDSNQRRSKYKQTQETLFLRNTERTSYGDHRDYELMEEKGGARKEESPSRRKNNRPVNAFKPQTTSSNGKQMNPEDIAEHREATSTKYREAFQVRPNDYEHELDDEEYLKPRPRKRRPPQNYEFALTENETSRPEAGGPWSRPSGHTVSTDSESRSQFVKNAMELKSLLKMQQEEGLSLSELLQRRNLTLNDLLKGRVDAINALKSKDADAEDYVDEKSTIAPFARLTTKKPERADAEIGRPKNSLGEGIISIVPAVVDLHENATGSSKARLGQSTTGKSLDTEPPRVRGTPAAGVLSPVTTSMPFPVATNSMELLRSEETTAKLRGNGEIRIDGLDEDEIMEFSDFPDYKNGRNPISPVWLTVKDGNGETPEMLRENYEDKGSTLSIEQLLHPTERSTSTSENEKRTSAADGVTIVRPGKDEYNMYMEHEYQDDESAVYSDRNVEVTTSTEKSYREKTVTGGVEIVLDSMVGRNSTENHETVPNEADYTFRHQHDVNETAKKSYDDIISEVEPEARAEIFELFASGSAGKRLERLLKSRNMSLEELIALRQRGSSKVHLADVSRIKVPKFSDENGEKKSAGEGRAIGSGYDKRMNGYLTESYTNLPKSVTNPVRFVQSEEITTGKSLSTVTTSKIEDGSVLDANEDIVGRREEQIVDLLTTFGSLPIAKDIQRKFADEFNREERRKVAGDGNDLDIAVANNREIVGANKTANTIQSGFVKEIVKQEPSSIDIRTIYSETDVFNDDEDKSEKGRALSKIRPSIIASGAILGVTIVVFLAIFITCRIRQKQKYRYRNTFSRAVFQGPMLAARKLSNSSSLSTVMVNVIATSTTKRPEKHDTVERARDMDTKSDIDNDSLDANDSWETIPDYMK; translated from the coding sequence GAGGAAGATCGGAAACGAGGAGAAACGAAGAGCGACAGCTCGCGGTTTCCTTTCTACGAGGACGAGGAAAACTCGAGCGAGCGGATCGGAAGATGGCGGAAGAACGGCGAGGCCCTGGAACCAAAATGGAGGGACGGCGACACGGTGCCTCTGCTTCCGTTTTCTCAGTTAACACGGTACTCGACCGGCGACCTGGACAACATCGGTGAAGACGAGGACGATTCGAATCAGCGGAGATCCAAGTACAAGCAAACTCAAGAGACACTGTTCCTACGAAACACCGAACGAACGTCTTACGGTGACCACAGAGACTACGAATTGATGGAGGAGAAAGGCGGGGCCAGAAAAGAGGAATCGCCCTCGCGAAGAAAAAACAACCGCCCGGTGAACGCTTTCAAACCGCAGACAACTTCGAGTAACGGGAAGCAGATGAACCCTGAAGACATAGCTGAGCACCGAGAAGCGACGTCGACGAAGTATCGAGAGGCCTTCCAGGTTCGTCCGAACGACTACGAGCACGAACTGGACGACGAGGAGTACCTGAAGCCTCGGCCGAGGAAGAGGCGGCCTCCGCAGAACTACGAGTTCGCGTTGACGGAGAACGAGACGTCGCGGCCGGAAGCTGGCGGGCCGTGGTCTCGGCCAAGCGGCCACACGGTTTCCACAGACTCCGAGTCCAGGAGCCAATTCGTGAAGAACGCGATGGAGCTAAAGTCTCTGCTGAAGATGCAGCAAGAGGAGGGCCTGAGCCTGTCGGAGCTGCTGCAGAGGCGGAACCTGACGTTGAACGATCTCCTGAAAGGCAGAGTCGATGCAATTAATGCTCTGAAGTCGAAGGACGCCGACGCCGAGGACTACGTCGACGAGAAGTCGACGATCGCGCCGTTCGCGAGATTAACGACGAAGAAGCCGGAGCGGGCTGACGCGGAAATCGGTAGGCCGAAGAACTCGCTCGGCGAGGGAATAATCTCGATCGTTCCGGCGGTGGTCGATCTCCATGAAAACGCGACGGGCTCGAGCAAGGCACGCTTAGGACAATCAACGACCGGAAAATCGCTGGACACGGAACCTCCCCGTGTCAGAGGAACGCCCGCGGCGGGCGTTTTATCTCCGGTTACGACATCGATGCCGTTCCCCGTCGCCACCAATTCCATGGAATTGCTGCGATCCGAGGAGACCACCGCGAAGCTACGGGGCAACGGCGAGATCAGAATCGACGGTCTCGACGAGGACGAGATCATGGAGTTCTCGGACTTCCCCGACTACAAGAACGGCCGGAACCCTATATCCCCGGTGTGGTTGACCGTGAAGGATGGGAACGGCGAGACTCCGGAGATGCTGCGCGAGAACTATGAGGACAAGGGCTCCACGTTGAGCATCGAGCAACTTTTGCATCCCACGGAACGCTCGACGTCGACTTCCGAGAACGAGAAACGGACGAGCGCGGCGGACGGCGTGACTATAGTGCGACCTGGAAAAGACgaatacaatatgtatatggAGCACGAATACCAAGACGATGAGTCAGCCGTTTACTCGGATCGCAACGTTGAAGTCACAACCTCGACGGAGAAAAGTTATCGAGAAAAGACTGTGACGGGAGGTGTGGAGATTGTGCTAGATTCTATGGTCGGTAGAAACTCCACGGAGAATCACGAAACGGTTCCTAACGAAGCTGATTATACCTTCAGACATCAACACGATGTTAACGAGACCGCAAAGAAGAGCTACGACGACATTATATCCGAGGTGGAGCCGGAAGCACGCGCAGAAATCTTCGAGCTATTCGCATCAGGATCCGCGGGCAAGCGACTGGAGAGACTTCTCAAGTCCAGGAACATGAGTCTGGAGGAGTTGATCGCGCTGAGACAGAGGGGATCCAGCAAGGTCCACCTGGCCGATGTATCACGGATCAAGGTACCGAAATTCAGCGACGAAAACGGCGAGAAGAAGAGTGCCGGCGAAGGAAGAGCGATCGGCAGTGGCTACGATAAGAGGATGAACGGCTATCTAACGGAGTCCTACACGAATCTGCCCAAGTCTGTAACCAATCCGGTGAGATTCGTTCAATCGGAGGAAATTACTACCGGGAAATCATTATCCACCGTTACGACCTCCAAGATCGAAGATGGAAGTGTCCTCGACGCGAATGAGGATATCGTTGGACGACGCGAGGAGCAAATTGTCGATTTGTTAACGACCTTCGGCTCGCTGccaatcgcgaaagatatccAACGGAAGTTCGCCGACGAGTTTaacagagaggagagaaggaaAGTGGCCGGGGATGGCAACGATCTTGACATAGCAGTTGCAAATAATCGAGAAATTGTGGGAGCTAATAAGACCGCGAACACGATTCAGTCCGGCTTCGTGAAGGAGATTGTGAAGCAAGAGCCAAGTTCTATTGACATCAGAACAATCTACAGCGAGACGGACGTCTTTAACGACGACGAGGATAAGAGTGAAAAGGGGAGAGCTTTATCGAAGATAAGACCGAGTATAATTGCCAGTGGAGCGATCCTTGGCGTGACTATCGTCGTCTTCCTGGCCATATTCATCACATGCAGGATTAGGCAGAAGCAGAAGTACCGATACAGGAACACCTTCTCCAGAGCCGTGTTCCAAGGGCCCATGCTGGCTGCGAGGAAACTCTCGAACTCGAGCAGCCTGAGCACTGTCATGGTCAACGTGATCGCCACCTCGACGACGAAGAGGCCGGAGAAACACGATACCGTGGAACGTGCTCGAGACATGGATACCAAAAGTGATATAGACAACGACTCCTTGGACGCCAACGATAGCTGGGAAACCATTCCCGATTACATGAAATGA
- the LOC144471861 gene encoding uncharacterized protein LOC144471861 isoform X1, protein MDGANVNGGNAAEARETPNLEITEIPELPEMQIKVEVTDGMDCQEVNGDIKASPKTSPILVARRKLRKFKANSTSTTESDTSTKGRKRKLSEPDNVSSEESMEFNGFDTQGDSEMEPGSHVLRKLIAEAEIAEAQLAKRFKYSIRRNFDGRNDDDSDDNRMHNYDLEHTLDIDKIKKEKESDKSETDSIGFPNTMESETDMQRTEETSTKSTNSSATSSPATSQRSKGRSTRGVSPGSTSKQKVAVDMTNPAFKEPFKYGWKRELVFRASTDSTLKRMADIYYYTPKGKKVRSFREVAEFLNTKELTVDNFTFFKEPIGIDDPDKEIIRDAKRMRGSVGSTPGRKSFIHKKSTPGRRAAEPPPAAPVTVPTKSVKSPKTPTTGFKVKVPGKRTPQITEIKSSEESEMLPPQRTTSTRRSQPIVEKPLPPKPKRQLTPKVQEPCSIRCSTSMGLIPSLQCSVCLCLYHPECVDGLEFAGSDDYVCKNCQQDTSESQQSQTNASMTPPPLIPISMLGTQSAKPKHQANSTPPKLQRLPKSDNTESQSRNAIKVAKTPSSASYSPSNSEKKETSWYSQTENEFLQSHDGIVPKPAQNIALMGGKKYIVVPKNNAMAVQPAITVKPDKIGDKPPILQDGSFTDISNTAESSLIARSHGLLSTNSLGKDVDKSGDRNLSKSITPTEITACSIEEQREETCNNSNKMLAVNRSENDRINPKTDLRERTEKPSNKSPDRTALVNNTNTSTNIDKVDSRQSVTSSLGTIKISSKRKQPQPETEQQQHFMDSVCAGYHALLRIFQYLKVQELLRAARVCKMWRDLAAHPSLWKTVRMKNSQVTDWDGLADTLQRRGTQHLDLRKMLVAGESDSIWKKFLVVIPRVTSLVKLELCRCPVIVVEEVISSCPQLEVLSAMSIKCDTLNLESVGNLKRCQELRLKAISGMSLQEDLTPLQELTHLSQLSLTSVKELGKKKIDIIQNLQNLETLELGECSDFPDKFGTTVLIKLQKLERLRLEKGQGSCCTFDILEGVSKLQNLSQMELVNFDVKNGFDKCLANCKNIKRLLIIPTYISQSATSNNMVLGGVTELSNNLTHFVWGVTLELLRVTELFVDQCNLMSKQVTGDSIPVLKPVPCLKLIEDVEDENDNQKGDDKQPNLTNPQVDILPLPQLQKLLLTALPKTRVKILKIPFHATWRQSISDTATQ, encoded by the exons ATGGACGGGGCCAACGTGAATGGCGGGAACGCGGCCGAGGCGCGCGAGACTCCTAACCTAGAAATCACTGAAATACCGGAGTTACCAGAGATGCAGATCAAAGTGGAAGTAACCGATGGGATGGATTGTCAGGAAGTGAACGGTGATATTAAAGCTTCACCAAAGACGAGTCCGATACTAGTCGCTAGGAGAAAATTACGGAAGTTCAAAGCCAATTCGACTAGTACCACAGAGAGCGATACAAGTACAAAAGGACGCAAGCGGAAACTTTCAGAACCGGATAATGTTAGCTCCGAGGAGTCTATGGAATTCAATGGATTCGATACGCAGGGAGATAGCGAAATGGAACCGGGAAGTCATGTTCTGAGAAAACTGATCG CTGAAGCTGAGATAGCGGAAGCGCAATTGGCAAAACggtttaaatatagtataaggAGAAACTTTGATGGAAGAAATGATGATGATTCAGACGACAATAGGATGCATAATTATGATTTGGAACATACATTagatatagataaaataaagaaggagaaagagtCGGACAAGTCTGAAACAGATTCAATTGGTTTCCCAAATACTATGGAATCTGAAACAGACATGCAAAGAACAGAGGAAACTTCAACAAAGTCAACAAATTCATCGGCTACCAGTAGTCCAGCGACATCGCAGAGATCTAAAGGTCGTTCAACTCGCGGCGTTAGTCCAGGAAGCACATCGAAGCAAAAAGTGGCTGTTGATATGACAAACCCAGCATTCAAAGAACCTTTCAAATACGGTTGGAAGAGAGAGTTAGTATTTAGAGCGAGTACCGACTCAACCCTCAAAAGAATGgctgatatatattattatacaccAAAGGGGAAGAAAGTCAGAAGCTTCAGAGAAGTTGCAGAATTTC ttaacACAAAAGAGTTGACTGTTGataattttacattcttcAAAGAACCAATTGGTATTGATGATCCTGACAAGGAAATTATTAGGGATGCAAAAAGAATGAGa GGGTCTGTAGGATCAACTCCAGGCAGGAAAAGCTTTATACATAAGAAAAGTACACCTGGCAGAAGAGCTGCGGAACCACCTCCTGCTGCTCCTGTAACTGTGCCTACAAAATCTGTTAAATCACCAAAAACTCCAACTACTGGATTTAAAGTCAAAGTGCCTGGGAAAAGAACTCCTCAAATAA cagaaataaaatcatcTGAAGAAAGTGAAATGCTTCCACCTCAAAGAACCACAAGCACGAGAAGAAGTCAGCCAATAGTAGAAAAACCTCTACCTCCAAAGCCTAAAAGACAACTAAC GCCGAAAGTTCAAGAACCATGCAGTATAAGATGTTCAACAAGTATGGGGTTAATACCAAGCTTACAATGTAGCGTGTGTCTCTGTTTATATCATCCTGAATGTGTTGACGGTTTGGAATTTGCGGGAAGTGACGATTACGTTTGCAAG AACTGTCAGCAGGATACTAGTGAATCTCAACAATCTCAGACAAATGCGTCTATGACACCTCCTCCACTAATACCTATTAGTATGTTAGGCACGCAAAGTGCAAAACCAAAACATCAAGCGAACTCAACTCCGCCGAAATTACAAAGACTTCCAAAATCTGATAATACGGAATCGCAGTCTCGGAATGCTATTAAAGTTGCAAAAACACCATCGTCGGCATCGTACTCCCCGTCAAATTCAGAGAAAAAGGAGACCAGTTGGTATTCACAGACCGAAAATGAGTTTTTGCAAAGTCATGATGGAATTGTACCTAAACCAGCTCAAAATATCGCATTGATGGGcggtaaaaaatatattgttgtgCCAAAAAATAACGCCATGGCTGTTCAACCAGCTATAACAGTGAAACCTGATAAAATTGGTGACAAGCCTCCAATACTTCAGGATGGTTCGTTTACTGATATTTCGAACACTGCTGAAAGTTCGTTAATCGCCAGATCACATGGGCTTTTGTCGACAAATTCTTTAGGGAAAGATGTCGACAAGTCGGGCGAtagaaatttatcaaaaagCATTACACCTACAGAAATCACTGCATGTTCTATAGAAGAACAGAGAGAAGAAACGTGCAACAACAGCAATAAAATGTTGGCTGTAAATAGATCAGAAAACGACAGAATCAATCCGAAAACAGATCTTAGAGAGAGAACCGAGAAACCAAGTAATAAATCACCTGATAGGACGGCGttagtaaataatacaaatactaGTACAAATATTGATAAAGTTGATTCACGTCAATCGGTCACAAGTAGTTTGGGtactattaaaataagtaGCAA AAGGAAACAACCTCAACCGGAAACAGAACAGCAACAACATTTTATGGATTCAGTCTGTGCTGGCTATCATGCCTTGTTACGTATATTCCAATACCTTAAAGTTCAAGAATTACTTCGGGCGGCTAGGGTTTGCAAAATGTGGAGGGATTTGGCTGCACATCCTTCTTTGTGGAAAACTGtacgaatgaaaaatagtcAAGTTACGGACTGGGACGGCTTGGCGGATACGTTGCAAAGGCGTGGCACTCAACACTTAGATCTTCGAAAAATGCTTGTGGCAGGTGAATCCGACAGCATTTGGAAGAAGTTCTTGGTGGTTATACCGCGCGTAACTAGTCTCGTCAAGCTAGAGTTGTGCAGATGCCCTGTAATAGTAGTTGAAGAAGTAATAAGCAGTTGTCCTCAGCTGGAGGTATTAAGTGCAATGTCAATAAAATGCGATACATTAAATCTGGAATCGGTTGGAAATCTGAAACGTTGTCAAGAATTGAGGTTGAAAGCAATAAGCGGAATGTCCCTGCAGGAAGATCTCACGCCTTTACAAGAATTAACGCATTTATCGCAACTT AGTTTAACATCGGTTAAGGAActtggaaaaaagaaaattgatattatacaaaatttacaaaatttggAGACACTGGAATTGGGCGAATGTTCCGATTTTCCGGATAAATTTGGTACAACTGTTTTGATAAAACTGCAGAAATTAGAACGTCTAAGGCTTGAAAAGGGGCAAGGCTCATGCTGCACCTTCGACATTTTGGAAGGTGTGTCGAAACTACAAAATTTAAGTCAAATGGAGTTGGTCAATTTCGACGTGAAAAATGGCTTCGATAAATGTCTTGcaaactgtaaaaatattaagaggcTATTAATTATACCAACTTACATATCCCAGTCGGCAACATCCAACAACATGGTGCTCGGTGGTGTTACCGAATtgtcgaataatttaacacACTTCGTTTGGGGTGTTACACTTGAGTTACTTAGGGttacagaattatttgttgatcaatgtaatttaatgaGCAAACAAGTCACTGGTGACTCGATACCTGTTCTTAAACCAGTAccttgtttaaaattaatcgaagatGTTGAAGATGAAAACGACAATCAAAAAG GTGACGATAAACAACCAAACTTAACAAATCCTCAAGTGGATATATTGCCGTTGCCTCAACTGCAAAAACTGTTACTAACGGCATTGCCCAAGACACgtgttaaaattttaaagattcCTTTCCACGCGACGTGGCGGCAAAGCATTTCAGATACTGCTACacaatag
- the LOC144471861 gene encoding uncharacterized protein LOC144471861 isoform X2, translating into MDGANVNGGNAAEARETPNLEITEIPELPEMQIKVEVTDGMDCQEVNGDIKASPKTSPILVARRKLRKFKANSTSTTESDTSTKGRKRKLSEPDNVSSEESMEFNGFDTQGDSEMEPGSHVLRKLIAEAEIAEAQLAKRFKYSIRRNFDGRNDDDSDDNRMHNYDLEHTLDIDKIKKEKESDKSETDSIGFPNTMESETDMQRTEETSTKSTNSSATSSPATSQRSKGRSTRGVSPGSTSKQKVAVDMTNPAFKEPFKYGWKRELVFRASTDSTLKRMADIYYYTPKGKKVRSFREVAEFLNTKELTVDNFTFFKEPIGIDDPDKEIIRDAKRMRGSVGSTPGRKSFIHKKSTPGRRAAEPPPAAPVTVPTKSVKSPKTPTTGFKVKVPGKRTPQIKIKSSEESEMLPPQRTTSTRRSQPIVEKPLPPKPKRQLTPKVQEPCSIRCSTSMGLIPSLQCSVCLCLYHPECVDGLEFAGSDDYVCKNCQQDTSESQQSQTNASMTPPPLIPISMLGTQSAKPKHQANSTPPKLQRLPKSDNTESQSRNAIKVAKTPSSASYSPSNSEKKETSWYSQTENEFLQSHDGIVPKPAQNIALMGGKKYIVVPKNNAMAVQPAITVKPDKIGDKPPILQDGSFTDISNTAESSLIARSHGLLSTNSLGKDVDKSGDRNLSKSITPTEITACSIEEQREETCNNSNKMLAVNRSENDRINPKTDLRERTEKPSNKSPDRTALVNNTNTSTNIDKVDSRQSVTSSLGTIKISSKRKQPQPETEQQQHFMDSVCAGYHALLRIFQYLKVQELLRAARVCKMWRDLAAHPSLWKTVRMKNSQVTDWDGLADTLQRRGTQHLDLRKMLVAGESDSIWKKFLVVIPRVTSLVKLELCRCPVIVVEEVISSCPQLEVLSAMSIKCDTLNLESVGNLKRCQELRLKAISGMSLQEDLTPLQELTHLSQLSLTSVKELGKKKIDIIQNLQNLETLELGECSDFPDKFGTTVLIKLQKLERLRLEKGQGSCCTFDILEGVSKLQNLSQMELVNFDVKNGFDKCLANCKNIKRLLIIPTYISQSATSNNMVLGGVTELSNNLTHFVWGVTLELLRVTELFVDQCNLMSKQVTGDSIPVLKPVPCLKLIEDVEDENDNQKGDDKQPNLTNPQVDILPLPQLQKLLLTALPKTRVKILKIPFHATWRQSISDTATQ; encoded by the exons ATGGACGGGGCCAACGTGAATGGCGGGAACGCGGCCGAGGCGCGCGAGACTCCTAACCTAGAAATCACTGAAATACCGGAGTTACCAGAGATGCAGATCAAAGTGGAAGTAACCGATGGGATGGATTGTCAGGAAGTGAACGGTGATATTAAAGCTTCACCAAAGACGAGTCCGATACTAGTCGCTAGGAGAAAATTACGGAAGTTCAAAGCCAATTCGACTAGTACCACAGAGAGCGATACAAGTACAAAAGGACGCAAGCGGAAACTTTCAGAACCGGATAATGTTAGCTCCGAGGAGTCTATGGAATTCAATGGATTCGATACGCAGGGAGATAGCGAAATGGAACCGGGAAGTCATGTTCTGAGAAAACTGATCG CTGAAGCTGAGATAGCGGAAGCGCAATTGGCAAAACggtttaaatatagtataaggAGAAACTTTGATGGAAGAAATGATGATGATTCAGACGACAATAGGATGCATAATTATGATTTGGAACATACATTagatatagataaaataaagaaggagaaagagtCGGACAAGTCTGAAACAGATTCAATTGGTTTCCCAAATACTATGGAATCTGAAACAGACATGCAAAGAACAGAGGAAACTTCAACAAAGTCAACAAATTCATCGGCTACCAGTAGTCCAGCGACATCGCAGAGATCTAAAGGTCGTTCAACTCGCGGCGTTAGTCCAGGAAGCACATCGAAGCAAAAAGTGGCTGTTGATATGACAAACCCAGCATTCAAAGAACCTTTCAAATACGGTTGGAAGAGAGAGTTAGTATTTAGAGCGAGTACCGACTCAACCCTCAAAAGAATGgctgatatatattattatacaccAAAGGGGAAGAAAGTCAGAAGCTTCAGAGAAGTTGCAGAATTTC ttaacACAAAAGAGTTGACTGTTGataattttacattcttcAAAGAACCAATTGGTATTGATGATCCTGACAAGGAAATTATTAGGGATGCAAAAAGAATGAGa GGGTCTGTAGGATCAACTCCAGGCAGGAAAAGCTTTATACATAAGAAAAGTACACCTGGCAGAAGAGCTGCGGAACCACCTCCTGCTGCTCCTGTAACTGTGCCTACAAAATCTGTTAAATCACCAAAAACTCCAACTACTGGATTTAAAGTCAAAGTGCCTGGGAAAAGAACTCCTCAAATAA aaataaaatcatcTGAAGAAAGTGAAATGCTTCCACCTCAAAGAACCACAAGCACGAGAAGAAGTCAGCCAATAGTAGAAAAACCTCTACCTCCAAAGCCTAAAAGACAACTAAC GCCGAAAGTTCAAGAACCATGCAGTATAAGATGTTCAACAAGTATGGGGTTAATACCAAGCTTACAATGTAGCGTGTGTCTCTGTTTATATCATCCTGAATGTGTTGACGGTTTGGAATTTGCGGGAAGTGACGATTACGTTTGCAAG AACTGTCAGCAGGATACTAGTGAATCTCAACAATCTCAGACAAATGCGTCTATGACACCTCCTCCACTAATACCTATTAGTATGTTAGGCACGCAAAGTGCAAAACCAAAACATCAAGCGAACTCAACTCCGCCGAAATTACAAAGACTTCCAAAATCTGATAATACGGAATCGCAGTCTCGGAATGCTATTAAAGTTGCAAAAACACCATCGTCGGCATCGTACTCCCCGTCAAATTCAGAGAAAAAGGAGACCAGTTGGTATTCACAGACCGAAAATGAGTTTTTGCAAAGTCATGATGGAATTGTACCTAAACCAGCTCAAAATATCGCATTGATGGGcggtaaaaaatatattgttgtgCCAAAAAATAACGCCATGGCTGTTCAACCAGCTATAACAGTGAAACCTGATAAAATTGGTGACAAGCCTCCAATACTTCAGGATGGTTCGTTTACTGATATTTCGAACACTGCTGAAAGTTCGTTAATCGCCAGATCACATGGGCTTTTGTCGACAAATTCTTTAGGGAAAGATGTCGACAAGTCGGGCGAtagaaatttatcaaaaagCATTACACCTACAGAAATCACTGCATGTTCTATAGAAGAACAGAGAGAAGAAACGTGCAACAACAGCAATAAAATGTTGGCTGTAAATAGATCAGAAAACGACAGAATCAATCCGAAAACAGATCTTAGAGAGAGAACCGAGAAACCAAGTAATAAATCACCTGATAGGACGGCGttagtaaataatacaaatactaGTACAAATATTGATAAAGTTGATTCACGTCAATCGGTCACAAGTAGTTTGGGtactattaaaataagtaGCAA AAGGAAACAACCTCAACCGGAAACAGAACAGCAACAACATTTTATGGATTCAGTCTGTGCTGGCTATCATGCCTTGTTACGTATATTCCAATACCTTAAAGTTCAAGAATTACTTCGGGCGGCTAGGGTTTGCAAAATGTGGAGGGATTTGGCTGCACATCCTTCTTTGTGGAAAACTGtacgaatgaaaaatagtcAAGTTACGGACTGGGACGGCTTGGCGGATACGTTGCAAAGGCGTGGCACTCAACACTTAGATCTTCGAAAAATGCTTGTGGCAGGTGAATCCGACAGCATTTGGAAGAAGTTCTTGGTGGTTATACCGCGCGTAACTAGTCTCGTCAAGCTAGAGTTGTGCAGATGCCCTGTAATAGTAGTTGAAGAAGTAATAAGCAGTTGTCCTCAGCTGGAGGTATTAAGTGCAATGTCAATAAAATGCGATACATTAAATCTGGAATCGGTTGGAAATCTGAAACGTTGTCAAGAATTGAGGTTGAAAGCAATAAGCGGAATGTCCCTGCAGGAAGATCTCACGCCTTTACAAGAATTAACGCATTTATCGCAACTT AGTTTAACATCGGTTAAGGAActtggaaaaaagaaaattgatattatacaaaatttacaaaatttggAGACACTGGAATTGGGCGAATGTTCCGATTTTCCGGATAAATTTGGTACAACTGTTTTGATAAAACTGCAGAAATTAGAACGTCTAAGGCTTGAAAAGGGGCAAGGCTCATGCTGCACCTTCGACATTTTGGAAGGTGTGTCGAAACTACAAAATTTAAGTCAAATGGAGTTGGTCAATTTCGACGTGAAAAATGGCTTCGATAAATGTCTTGcaaactgtaaaaatattaagaggcTATTAATTATACCAACTTACATATCCCAGTCGGCAACATCCAACAACATGGTGCTCGGTGGTGTTACCGAATtgtcgaataatttaacacACTTCGTTTGGGGTGTTACACTTGAGTTACTTAGGGttacagaattatttgttgatcaatgtaatttaatgaGCAAACAAGTCACTGGTGACTCGATACCTGTTCTTAAACCAGTAccttgtttaaaattaatcgaagatGTTGAAGATGAAAACGACAATCAAAAAG GTGACGATAAACAACCAAACTTAACAAATCCTCAAGTGGATATATTGCCGTTGCCTCAACTGCAAAAACTGTTACTAACGGCATTGCCCAAGACACgtgttaaaattttaaagattcCTTTCCACGCGACGTGGCGGCAAAGCATTTCAGATACTGCTACacaatag